The following nucleotide sequence is from Sulfurospirillum arsenophilum NBRC 109478.
CAAAGAAGGTATAACGCGTAGTGAGAGTACTGTTGGAAAAACGTTTGACTCAATTTTTGCAAAAGCAAAAGGTCGTGTCATTATGTCAACCTTCTCTTCTAATATTCATAGAGTTTATCAAGCAATTGATTATGGTTTAAAATATGGTAGAAAAGTCTCCGTTATTGGTCGTTCGATGGAGAGAAACCTCTTTACCGCGATTGATCTTGGCTATATCCAATTGGATAAAAGTATATTTATCGATCCACATGAGGTGAATAAATACCCTGACAAAGATGTTTTGATTGTGACCACAGGCAGTCAAGGTGAAACGATGAGTGCACTTTACAGAATGGCAACGGATGAGCATAGACATGTTAAGATCAAGCCAACCGATCAGATTATTATCTCAGCTAAAGCCATCCCTGGTAATGAAGGTAGTGTCTCTAAAGTACTAAACTTCTTACTTAAAAGTGGAGCTAACGTTGCGTATCAAGATTTTAGTGAAATTCACGTGAGTGGACATGCTGCGCAAGAAGAGCAAAAGCTTATTTTGCGTTTGGTAAAACCACGCTTTTTCCTTCCCGTTCATGGTGAGTACAATCACATTACAAAGCATAAAGAGACGGCGATGCAGTGTGGCATTCCTGAGCGTAATATTGTGCTGATGAGTGATGGTGACCAGATCGAAGTATGTTCAAAATATATGAAAAAGATTAAAACAGTCAAAACAGGGAAAGTGTTTATTGATAATCAAATCAATGAACAGATTGCTGATGATGTTGTTATTGATCGCCAAAAGTTAGCAGATTCTGGTTTGGTTATGTTAGTGATTCAGATCGATAAAAGTGATCACAAATTGATTTCAAAACCAAAAATTATTAGTTATGGTTTAGTTCCTGATCGTGATGATAAAGCTTTCTCCATTGAGATGGAAGGTGTTATTGACCAATTTATTGTAAATGCTAAAGCAGAACTACTTGAGAATGCAAGAGCATTGGAAAATGAAGTAAGACAAGTGGTTCGTAAGCATATTTACCGACAAATGAAAAAATATCCAACGATCGTTCCGACGATCTTTATGATGTAGGGAATGGCATGCAAGATTTTAAAGCTATCGCTAAAGAAGTATTAGAACTTGAAGCAAAAGAGTTGCTTAATGCCGCCCAAATGATCGGTGCTGAGATGAGTGAAGCAACCAACTTAATTGCTAACATCAAAGGTAAATTGATCGTAACAGGCGTGGGGAAAAGTGGACTCATTGGAGCAAAGATCGCGGCAACACTTGCCAGTACAGGAACCAGTAGTTTTTTCCTTCATCCAACAGAAGCGATGCACGGCGATTTAGGTATGGTTGGCAAAGACGATGCGGTGTTGGCGATTAGCTATAGTGGAGAGAGTGAAGAGCTCATCAAAATATTACCGCATATCAAACGTTTTGAAATTCCACTTATTGGTATGGCTCGTACAAAAGAGTCTTCTTTAGGACATTACAGTGATATTTTTCTACCTTTACATGTAGAAAAAGAAGCATGCCCACTAGATGCTGCACCAACATGTTCAACAACACTCACGTTAGCTCTTGGTGATGCGTTAGCCGTTTGTTTAATGAAGAAGAAAAACTTTCAAAAAGAAGACTTTGCATCATTCCATCCTGGTGGAAGTTTGGGCAAACGTCTCTTTGTAAAAGTAAAAGATTTGATGTTAAAGCAAGATCTTCCGACTATCAATGAGGCAACCAAGCTCAAAGATGCCGTTATTAAAATGAGCGAAGGCAGACTAGGCAATGTGCTTATAACGGATAAGAACAATAAACTCTTAGCGATTTTAAGCGACGGCGACTTACGTAGAGCGCTCATGAGAGATGATTTTACAATGGATGCAACCGCGTATGAATACGCTACCAAAAATCCAAAAAAACTAGACGATGAAACGCTTTTAGCGAGTGATGCATTAGCGTTCATTGAAACACACAAAATACAACTTGTAGCGATTACCGATAAGACAGGTACGCTTCAAGGTGTTTTACATATCCACCATTTAGTGGAAGCAGGAATAAAATAAATGGAATTAATGAGACTCAATAAAATGATTTCGCATAACACGCACTATTCAAGGCGTGAGGCGGACGAACTTATCAAAGCAGGACATGTTAAAGTTGATGGCACTGTTGTGGTGGATCTTTCTACACAGGTAAGTTTTAAAAATAAAATTGAACTAAATGGTAAAGCTCTTTTTGAAAAACATGGTTACTCTGTAATCGTTTATCACAAACAAAAAGGTGAGTTAGTCAGTAAAAAAGACGATCGTGGTCGTAGGACAATTTACGATACATTGCCTTCTCAATTTGGGCATTATCTGAGTGTTGGACGGCTGGATTTTGCCAGTGAAGGATTACTGCTTTTGTGTGATTCACCTTCCGTTGTATCAGCGTTGATGCATGGTGATTTAGAGCGTGTTTATTACGTAAAAATTAACGGTATGATAACACCAGCAATGGAAAAAGCGATGCAAGAAGGGCTTTTCCTCGAAAATGCACGCAAAGGTGGACATTCACATAGTGAGATTCGTTCAATGGATTTCGCACCATTTGTTTCGTATCGTATTATCAAAAATAACCCAACATTTTCTACGATTAAAGTGACCATCAATGAAGGCAAGAACAGAGAACTAAGACGTTTCTTTGGTTACTTTGATGTAGATGTTGTTGATCTCAAACGCGTTAGTTATGGCAAAATTGATCTAGGCATGTTAAGACCTGGTAAACACCGTTATTTTGATGGCGGAGAATATACCGCGCTCAGAGATTACCTTGAGTATATTAAAAGAGATGGTGATAAAATTCAAGTGGTTGACGAGGATGAAGAGGACGATGATCAATAACTTCGCTCTCTTCTTTCGCCCGAAAGCGATTGAAGCGTTAGCTGGGCAAAAACATCTGAGTGGTGAGAGTAGCCCTTTTCGAAAGCTATTAAAATCAGGTTCAATGAGCCATTCTCTTTTCTTTGGCCCTGCAGGTGTAGGGAAAACAACGTTAGCTCGTATTGTAGCGAATGAGTTACAGCTTCCTTTTTACGAACTGGATGCGACAAGTGTCAAGGTGGAAGAGATTCGTAAGATACTCTCCCAACACCGAGGAGCACTTCAAAAACCGCTTATTTTTATCGATGAGATTCATCGTCTCTCTAAAACGCAGCAAGAAGTACTTTTGCTTCCGATGGAAAACCATGAAGCGATTATTATTGGTGCTTCAACCGAAAACCCCTATTTTGTTCTGAGTTCTGGCATCCGCTCACGTATGATGCTTTTTGAGTTTTATCCACTTGAAGAGGATGATCTGAAAACCATTGTTGAGCATGTTCGTGAAAAAGTTGATTTTGAGATAGATGAAGATGCACTTGCTTATCTTATAAGTTCAAGTGCGGGGGACAGCAGAGCGCTCTTAAATTTACTGGAATTTGCACTCAAAGTGGATTTACATGTAAAGCTTGAAATGCTTAAAATTCTTCGTCCCAGTGCTCTTAAAGATGGTGTGAGTTCTGATAACACACACTATAACTTAATCAGTGCAATGATTAAAAGTGTTAGAGGTTCGGATGTGGATGCTGCGCTCTATTATTTAGCACGTCTTATTGATGGCGGAGAGAGCCCAGATTTCATCGCTAGACGGCTTGTAATCCTTGCAAGTGAAGATATCGGCAATGCTAACCCTAATGCGCTTAATTTGGCTTCTAGCACCCTTACAAGCGTCAGTAAGATAGGTTATCCCGAAGCACGAATCATTTTATCGCAATGTTTGATTTACCTTGCGTGTAGTCCTAAGTCAAATAGTGCGTATATGGCAATTAATAGCGCCTTAGAATACGTAAAAAATGAAAAAGCTCTCAAAGTTCCCGCTCATCTTAAAAGCCCCTCCCCTAAAGGGTATCTTTATCCTCATGATTTTGGTGGCTGGGTAGAGCAGAAGTATTTGGAAAAACCACTTCATTTTTATGATAATTTGCCGATAGGGTATGAGAAAACACTTTCTGAGTGGTTGATTAAAATCAAAACAAAAGATAAACAGTCATAAAAAGGCGCATGTAATGGTAATGTTTGTTATGGAAGTGTTTTAATGGACATTTCGACTACTTCTCTTCTTGCCAATCAACTCCAAACACTTGATCCCAAAGCTACGGCTAAAGAGAATGCTACAAAGATTATCCAAAACAGTGCTGACATACCTCTTTCAATTACGGCTCAAAAAACTATAACAACACCCAATAATGCGCAAGAAGTCATTGGACAATTGCTCGGAAGTGCTGTAAGTGAAGCCAAATCTAAAAGTGCCATTTTTGAAATTTTACAAAACAATCAGCTTTTTAAAAATATGGGTAATTTTGCTGAAGATATTAAAAATCTAACTTCTCTTGTAAAACTTGATTCGTCTATTGCCAAACCATTAGCACTTTTACAACTCTTTTCTAAGAGTATAGATCAGATTGATACAAAGATGCTTCAAGAACAAGTCAAAAATTCGGGTATTTTTTTTGAATCCAAGTTAGCTAACATCATCACACAAAAAGGTGTACAAGAGAGTATTCAAGCACTCTCATCAGAGCTGCAAGATCATTTTAGTGGAACCAACAAGGCCGTTGCCCCTCTTGCAAAAGAGATCATTATGATTATGGATCACTTAACGTCCACACAAGATCTTACCTCTAAAGAAGCGCAAACAAGCTTGAAAAATTTACTTGATCTTTTTCGCCAAAGTGTGAAGCAAGAACTTTCAGCAGAGGGGACCTCTGTCTTTAAAGAGGCTTATCAAAATATTCAAAAGCTTGACTACGCAATTAAGCAAATGGATTTGATCAACTCTAAAGTCGAAAATTATCCTGCGAGTATGAAAGTGGAAGAGAACTTTACAACGCAAGTAAAAGTTCTCTTAGAAATGCTTAAAGAAAACCTTAGTGCATTGCAACTTGATGATCTTCAGCCACAGATTGATGATTTACTCACTAAAGGAACACTTTTAAAAGAAACTAACAGTGTTGCCCTTCCTGCTAAAGAGCTGTTAGTGACTTCGCCTATTGCAGTTAAAGCGGAAGAGCTTTTGAAAACGGTACAACAACCCTTAGCAGAGCATAATGCAGAAGAAGGTTTAGAAGAAGTTGTGTTAGCAAAAGAAACACCAATGGTTTCACTCTCCTCCGCTTCTTTAACCGCAGCATTGAGTGGTAGTGCCCTGAAACCACCTGAAACAACTGAGGAAGCGCTCAAAATAGTTGCTAATCGCATCAAACAACAAATAGATATTCTTGATCCCAAAAGTGTACAACAAGCTGATTTTGTTGATAAGAGTAATGCATTAGAGCAAAAAATTCATAGTCTTATTAAACCAGAGCTTTTTTTGGGTAAAGCAATCGCTCAAAAACTCTCGCTTGATCCAACTGATGTTGAATTGCTCAGTGATATGAAAGGTGTTTTAACCAAGCTCAGCGACAATCTTCAAACATCACCTCAAAATAAAGAGGCTTTAGAGATTACGAATCGTCTTTTAACACAGATAGAGTACCACCAATTAGTTTCGTACGTGAGTAGCTCAACGCATCTGTATGTCCCTTTTAACTGGGATGGCCTTAAAGGTGGCTCAATGATGATGAAACAATCAAGCGATGATAACTTTCACTGCCAAATCGATCTTGATCTTGAAGCCTATGGTAAGCTCAATATGATGCTTCTACTCTCTGGTGAAAAATACATCGATATTTCGATTGCTGTGCAGAAAAAAGAGCTAAGCGAGAAGATTACAGATCAATTAAATCAATTAAAACGTGCATTCAACGAAGTAGGATTGATTACAGGCAATGTGAAAATGTTAGAATATAAAGACGTAAGCGTTGTTAAAAATGACTATTTTAGCGGGGAAAAGCTCCAATTTGGGATTAATATTACAATATGAATACACCAACTCAAAAACCACAAAAAGCCGTTGCCCTTAAATACGATCGTGAAAAAAGTGGCGCACCAAAAGTTGTTGCCTCTGGCAAAGGCGAAGTGGCAAATAAGATCATTAAATTAGCACAAGAGCATGATATTTTTATCAAAAAAGATGCTGATTTGGTTGAACTTCTCTCTAAGATAGAACTCAATAAAGAGATTCCTCCTATGCTCTATAAAGCAGTTGCAGAAGTCTTTAGCTTCATCTATAAAATTACTGGAGATAAGCGTAAATAAACTTTACATGTAAAAGCTGAGGAACTCGAACAGATGTGCAAAGAGTCGAGGTTAAACGTGAATATCGGTTTAATACCTCTAGGATTAAATCCCTCGAATTTTTAAGCTCAATAAGCCAGCGTACTCATGTAATGCCGTATAACTTAAATAAAGTGATTGAAAATTAGGTACAAAATGAAAAAAAGTAATTTCTTTTGATGTTGGTCCTAATTTAAAGTCTGTTGCACAAGGTGTTACTTGAAATCCAAAATGCTTATAGAGCTTCATTGAGCGTTCCATGTGGTATGCTGAAGTTACAAGACAAATTTTAGGATTTTGAATACCCGATGTTTCAAAAATAGATTTGCTAAATTTTGCGTTTTCGTAAGTATCTAAGCTTTTATCTTCCACATAAATAGAAAAATTGTTTAGGGTCAAGTTTTGTGTAAAGCGTGATTCAAAACCGAGAGTTTGAGACATTTCTTGTATAAATTCTATAAAAGCATCACTTTCTTTATATTCTTCAGCTCCGCCACCACTGAACAGCAGAGGCAATGAATATGATTTTGCAAGCATGAGTCCCCAAAGGGCTCGTTTTGTAGCATCTGGACCAAGAGGCAAGTTTGCACTAGCGGGGATATTACCACCTGATAAAACAATGACACTATCAACGTTTAGTTCAGTAAGTATAGTATTAAAGGGCTTTTCTAAAGGGGTGAGTAAAGCTTCTGCGACTATGAACGTTGATAAGAGGTAAAACGATAGAGCAAAAAGCCCTATCGTTTTTCTAAACTTTTTTGTAAAAAGCGCACTCACGAAGAGTAAAAAAATAAAAATTACAGGCGACAATACAACGTATGTAAAAATTTTTGAAAGAATATAAACCATACTCATTAGAGCATAACAGCGCTTTTAGGGCCAACTTTAAGCTCACCAATCACATAGCCGTCGCTGTTTGCAAGAACTTCATCTACATTTTCAGGACTGACAACAAGAATCATACCCACACCCATGTTAAAGGTACGATGCATTTCACTCTCTTCGACGTATTGGCTCATAAAGTCGAATACTGGAAGTGTTTTGATTTTTGATTTGTAGACATGTGCTTGTAATCCTTCAGGAAGAACGCGAGGAAGGTTCTCAACAATACCACCACCTGTGATGTGTGCTAAAGCGTTAATCTTAGATTTAAGTGCTTTAAAGAGTTTTACGTAGATACGTGTTGGTGTTAAAAGTGTTTCAATGAGTGGTTTCCCATCAAACTCTGTATCAAAGTTATAGCCTAATTTGTCAAAAAATATTTTGCGAACGAGTGAAAAACCATTAGAGTGAACGCCTGAGCTTGGAAGAGCTATAAGAACATCGCCAGCCTTAACGTGTGGAAGACGGTTCATCTCATCTTTTTCAGCAATACCAACTGCAAAACCTGCAAGATCAAAATCTTTACCATGATACATTCCTGGCATTTCAGCTGTTTCTCCACCGATAAGTGAACACTCAGCTTGAATACATCCCTCTGCAATGCCTTGGACAATACTTACAGCAGCGTCTATTTCAAGTTTGCTCATTGCATAGTAGTCAAGAAAGAAAAGTGGTGTTCCAAAGTTGCAGATAAGATCATTCGCACACATCGCAACAAGGTCAATGCCTACAGTGTTGTAAATGCCTGAATCGATTGCAAGCTTAAGTTTTGTTCCAACACCATCGGTTGCACCTAAAATAACAGGTTTTTGGTATCCGGTAGGAAGCTCATATGCACCTGCAAATGAGCCAATACCTCCGATGACATTTTTATCAAAAGTGGATTTGACCAATGGTTTAATATTTTCGACAAATTGGTTTCCCGCGTCTATATCGACGCCAGCGTCTTTGTAGCTGACTGTGCTCATGGATATGCCTTTAGTGAGGTTATTGTTTAATAGATTTTAACAAAAGTATGTTAAAATCGTTATAAAAATAGCAAAAGGTGTTAGGATTCTATGGCGTATGAACATGCGATTGTTTTAACAGGTGGAATAGCCACAGGTAAAAGTACTGTCTCGTCGATGCTCAGATCTCACGGTTTTGAAGTGATCGATGCAGACGTGATCGCGAAAGAGGTTTTACCTTTACATGTAAAAGAGCTAGAAGCTATTTTTGGGGATCGTGTCATTTGTGCTGGAGCAATTGATCGTAAGGCGCTTGGAACACTGATTTTTAATGACAAAGCGGAACGCGAAAAACTAAATGCTTTTTTACATCCCTTGATTCGTCAAGAGATATTTAGACGTTGTGATCTTTTAGAAGAGAAGCAAAAGCCTTATATTATCGATATTCCACTCTATTTTGAGAGTGATGGCTACTCGTGTAAGCTTGTCGCTGTTGTGTATGCACCTGTTGAGGTACAACGCAAACGGCTAATGGTGCGAGAGAATTTCACCAAAGAAGAGGCGCAAAAACGTATTGATGCTCAGATTAGTATTGAAGAGAAGAAGATCTTAGCCGATTTTCTTATCAACAACTCTTTTGATATGAAATTTTTAGAGAGTGAAATCGAAAAATTTATTAAATTTGTACGAGGCAAATATGCAAATTGCAAAATATAATGCAAATGGTAATGACTTTATTATTTTTCATACCTTTATTGAGGTTGATCGAAGTGCATTAGCGCAACAGTTATGCCATAGACAAAGTGGTATTGGAGCTGATGGATTAATCATTTTGCTACCACACGCTGAATATGATTTTAAATGGCAATTTTATAATAGTGATGGAAGTACTGCTTCAATGTGCGGTAATGGTACGCGCGCATGTGCTCACTACGCATTTACCAACCATTTAGCCAAGGCATCCATGCGATTTCTAACAGGTGCTGGGGTCATTACATCAATGGTGGAAAATGATATTGTTGAGACAGCATTAACAACACCTCAAGTGCTGAGCGAATCATTTGAAGAAAATGGATTAACATGGCATTTTTGCGATACAGGAGTACCACATTTGGTTACTTTTGTTGAGGATACAGCATGTTTTGATAAAGTGATTGCACGACAAATGCGCTACAAATACAATGCCAATGTGAATTACGCCAAATTTGAAAAAAATGCTTTACATGTAAGAACCTATGAACGTGGCGTTGAAGATGAAACACTGGCATGCGGCACTGGAATGGCAGCATGTTTTTACAGTGCGTATCGTCAAAAATTAGTAGGAATAAGTGCAAAAGTTTACCCAACCAGTGGGGATGAGTTAAGTTTGCGCATTGAAGATCAGAGACTTTTTTTCAAAGGTAGAATTCAAAAAGTCTTTGAAACGACGCTGGAACTCTAATTTCGTGAAATTTCTTTCTACTCTTTTTATCGCCTCTTGCATGCTCGCTCAGAGCGCTCTTTACGCAGGAGGTTTATCCTCGGAATATTATCAGATTGAAGACAATGCTAAACAAAAAGAGGAATTTATTCGCGAGCTTAAAGTACTGGTTGATAAAGGTAATGATGAGATCAAAAAAGATCGCGAGTTTATTACCAATTTTTTTGCGAAAGCTATGCCTGATGCGTTTCGCGGTCTCAATCATGCTAATGTCGGTTATCTAATCTCTTTACGCAATAAATACGGCATAGAATCGCTCTTTGATAGAGATGAGTACTTTAAACGTATTGATGTCATTCCTACTTCATTAGCATTAGCCCAAGCTTCTCTTGAGAGTGGATGGGGAAAGAGCCGCTTTGCAAGAGAGGCTAATAATCTTTTTGGACACTGGACCTATTCGGGTGTTGGATTGATGCCTCAAAATAGAACGATTGGTAAAACACATATGATCCGTATCTTTGGATCACTTCAAAAATCGGTCAATTCATACATGCTCAATCTTAATACCAATGATGCCTATATCGCATTTCGAGAAAAGAGACTACAAGCGCGCAACAGTGGGAAAAGTTTTGGAGGTATGGAAGCTTCTAAAACGATGGTCAACTACTCTGAATTAAAAGAGGAATATATTAAGATGATTAAAGAGATGATTGATCAAAATAATCTTCTTATTTACGATAAATAGAAGATTATTTTAGAGGTTAGCTTCTTTCATAAGCTCTGCTTGGTAGTGTGTAATAATTGGGTCAATAATTTCATCGTACAAACCGCTTTCCATAATTGCATCCAAT
It contains:
- a CDS encoding pseudouridine synthase; translation: MRLNKMISHNTHYSRREADELIKAGHVKVDGTVVVDLSTQVSFKNKIELNGKALFEKHGYSVIVYHKQKGELVSKKDDRGRRTIYDTLPSQFGHYLSVGRLDFASEGLLLLCDSPSVVSALMHGDLERVYYVKINGMITPAMEKAMQEGLFLENARKGGHSHSEIRSMDFAPFVSYRIIKNNPTFSTIKVTINEGKNRELRRFFGYFDVDVVDLKRVSYGKIDLGMLRPGKHRYFDGGEYTALRDYLEYIKRDGDKIQVVDEDEEDDDQ
- a CDS encoding YdcF family protein, with translation MSMVYILSKIFTYVVLSPVIFIFLLFVSALFTKKFRKTIGLFALSFYLLSTFIVAEALLTPLEKPFNTILTELNVDSVIVLSGGNIPASANLPLGPDATKRALWGLMLAKSYSLPLLFSGGGAEEYKESDAFIEFIQEMSQTLGFESRFTQNLTLNNFSIYVEDKSLDTYENAKFSKSIFETSGIQNPKICLVTSAYHMERSMKLYKHFGFQVTPCATDFKLGPTSKEITFFHFVPNFQSLYLSYTALHEYAGLLSLKIRGI
- a CDS encoding EscU/YscU/HrcU family type III secretion system export apparatus switch protein, with protein sequence MNTPTQKPQKAVALKYDREKSGAPKVVASGKGEVANKIIKLAQEHDIFIKKDADLVELLSKIELNKEIPPMLYKAVAEVFSFIYKITGDKRK
- a CDS encoding KpsF/GutQ family sugar-phosphate isomerase, producing the protein MQDFKAIAKEVLELEAKELLNAAQMIGAEMSEATNLIANIKGKLIVTGVGKSGLIGAKIAATLASTGTSSFFLHPTEAMHGDLGMVGKDDAVLAISYSGESEELIKILPHIKRFEIPLIGMARTKESSLGHYSDIFLPLHVEKEACPLDAAPTCSTTLTLALGDALAVCLMKKKNFQKEDFASFHPGGSLGKRLFVKVKDLMLKQDLPTINEATKLKDAVIKMSEGRLGNVLITDKNNKLLAILSDGDLRRALMRDDFTMDATAYEYATKNPKKLDDETLLASDALAFIETHKIQLVAITDKTGTLQGVLHIHHLVEAGIK
- a CDS encoding glucosaminidase domain-containing protein; the encoded protein is MKRRWNSNFVKFLSTLFIASCMLAQSALYAGGLSSEYYQIEDNAKQKEEFIRELKVLVDKGNDEIKKDREFITNFFAKAMPDAFRGLNHANVGYLISLRNKYGIESLFDRDEYFKRIDVIPTSLALAQASLESGWGKSRFAREANNLFGHWTYSGVGLMPQNRTIGKTHMIRIFGSLQKSVNSYMLNLNTNDAYIAFREKRLQARNSGKSFGGMEASKTMVNYSELKEEYIKMIKEMIDQNNLLIYDK
- the fliK gene encoding flagellar hook-length control protein FliK, whose amino-acid sequence is MDISTTSLLANQLQTLDPKATAKENATKIIQNSADIPLSITAQKTITTPNNAQEVIGQLLGSAVSEAKSKSAIFEILQNNQLFKNMGNFAEDIKNLTSLVKLDSSIAKPLALLQLFSKSIDQIDTKMLQEQVKNSGIFFESKLANIITQKGVQESIQALSSELQDHFSGTNKAVAPLAKEIIMIMDHLTSTQDLTSKEAQTSLKNLLDLFRQSVKQELSAEGTSVFKEAYQNIQKLDYAIKQMDLINSKVENYPASMKVEENFTTQVKVLLEMLKENLSALQLDDLQPQIDDLLTKGTLLKETNSVALPAKELLVTSPIAVKAEELLKTVQQPLAEHNAEEGLEEVVLAKETPMVSLSSASLTAALSGSALKPPETTEEALKIVANRIKQQIDILDPKSVQQADFVDKSNALEQKIHSLIKPELFLGKAIAQKLSLDPTDVELLSDMKGVLTKLSDNLQTSPQNKEALEITNRLLTQIEYHQLVSYVSSSTHLYVPFNWDGLKGGSMMMKQSSDDNFHCQIDLDLEAYGKLNMMLLLSGEKYIDISIAVQKKELSEKITDQLNQLKRAFNEVGLITGNVKMLEYKDVSVVKNDYFSGEKLQFGINITI
- the coaE gene encoding dephospho-CoA kinase (Dephospho-CoA kinase (CoaE) performs the final step in coenzyme A biosynthesis.); protein product: MAYEHAIVLTGGIATGKSTVSSMLRSHGFEVIDADVIAKEVLPLHVKELEAIFGDRVICAGAIDRKALGTLIFNDKAEREKLNAFLHPLIRQEIFRRCDLLEEKQKPYIIDIPLYFESDGYSCKLVAVVYAPVEVQRKRLMVRENFTKEEAQKRIDAQISIEEKKILADFLINNSFDMKFLESEIEKFIKFVRGKYANCKI
- the dapF gene encoding diaminopimelate epimerase, with the protein product MQIAKYNANGNDFIIFHTFIEVDRSALAQQLCHRQSGIGADGLIILLPHAEYDFKWQFYNSDGSTASMCGNGTRACAHYAFTNHLAKASMRFLTGAGVITSMVENDIVETALTTPQVLSESFEENGLTWHFCDTGVPHLVTFVEDTACFDKVIARQMRYKYNANVNYAKFEKNALHVRTYERGVEDETLACGTGMAACFYSAYRQKLVGISAKVYPTSGDELSLRIEDQRLFFKGRIQKVFETTLEL
- the purM gene encoding phosphoribosylformylglycinamidine cyclo-ligase, coding for MSTVSYKDAGVDIDAGNQFVENIKPLVKSTFDKNVIGGIGSFAGAYELPTGYQKPVILGATDGVGTKLKLAIDSGIYNTVGIDLVAMCANDLICNFGTPLFFLDYYAMSKLEIDAAVSIVQGIAEGCIQAECSLIGGETAEMPGMYHGKDFDLAGFAVGIAEKDEMNRLPHVKAGDVLIALPSSGVHSNGFSLVRKIFFDKLGYNFDTEFDGKPLIETLLTPTRIYVKLFKALKSKINALAHITGGGIVENLPRVLPEGLQAHVYKSKIKTLPVFDFMSQYVEESEMHRTFNMGVGMILVVSPENVDEVLANSDGYVIGELKVGPKSAVML
- a CDS encoding ribonuclease J is translated as MQENEVTQQQNNSNEKPQESTPKPAGQPKQNPHPNNKKQVSQNPQTNVPKETSGETTTGEKKPRNNRRRKSNKSPTASIEGNEPWQRDMKKAIEANQKMHKDRLNRSNLIDQVSKGKIKITPLGGLGEIGGNICVFETDTSAIILDVGMSFPSEDMHGVDILVPDFSYLRQIKKKIAGIIISHAHEDHIGAVSYLFKEMQFPLYATPLPLGMLANKFDEHGLKAHKKYFRPVEKRKIYKIGEFEIEWIHITHSIIDASSLAITTEAGTIIHTGDFKIDHTPIDGYVTDLNRFAAYGEKGVLCLMSDSTNSYKEGITRSESTVGKTFDSIFAKAKGRVIMSTFSSNIHRVYQAIDYGLKYGRKVSVIGRSMERNLFTAIDLGYIQLDKSIFIDPHEVNKYPDKDVLIVTTGSQGETMSALYRMATDEHRHVKIKPTDQIIISAKAIPGNEGSVSKVLNFLLKSGANVAYQDFSEIHVSGHAAQEEQKLILRLVKPRFFLPVHGEYNHITKHKETAMQCGIPERNIVLMSDGDQIEVCSKYMKKIKTVKTGKVFIDNQINEQIADDVVIDRQKLADSGLVMLVIQIDKSDHKLISKPKIISYGLVPDRDDKAFSIEMEGVIDQFIVNAKAELLENARALENEVRQVVRKHIYRQMKKYPTIVPTIFMM
- a CDS encoding replication-associated recombination protein A; amino-acid sequence: MINNFALFFRPKAIEALAGQKHLSGESSPFRKLLKSGSMSHSLFFGPAGVGKTTLARIVANELQLPFYELDATSVKVEEIRKILSQHRGALQKPLIFIDEIHRLSKTQQEVLLLPMENHEAIIIGASTENPYFVLSSGIRSRMMLFEFYPLEEDDLKTIVEHVREKVDFEIDEDALAYLISSSAGDSRALLNLLEFALKVDLHVKLEMLKILRPSALKDGVSSDNTHYNLISAMIKSVRGSDVDAALYYLARLIDGGESPDFIARRLVILASEDIGNANPNALNLASSTLTSVSKIGYPEARIILSQCLIYLACSPKSNSAYMAINSALEYVKNEKALKVPAHLKSPSPKGYLYPHDFGGWVEQKYLEKPLHFYDNLPIGYEKTLSEWLIKIKTKDKQS